A segment of the Lolium perenne isolate Kyuss_39 chromosome 3, Kyuss_2.0, whole genome shotgun sequence genome:
TATTTCGGAACGGAGGTAACAGTGTAACACCTCCTAGTGATAGAGCATGCCGTGCAGGACGGATTGCCTAGCTGGTTTTGCCGCCATATCCAATGGCGCCCACAGTTGGATGAACTCCAAACCTACAGGCCATCTCTGAATTCAGGCCCCAACAATTCATGGATCACTGATATTCAGGCCCCACAATTGTATGAACTCCAAACCTACTGCCCATCTCTGAATTCATCAATCTATCGATATCAGTGCAGAATCGGCTGCCGTTGAACACTGCTGAACATAAATTCACTTGGAGGCTGACTGCAAACGTACAATATTCATCAGCCACAGCCTATAAAGTTTTCTTCCTCGAAACCGTAGAAGCTGATTGTGGGGGAGCGCTCTGAAAATACTGGGCGCCGCTCAAATAAATAGTTTTATGTTGGTTCGCACTACGAAAATGCTGGGCGATGCTTCTCTGAGGTGGATGCGGGCAGCCCACTTGTTAGTCTGCCTAATCTTTTTCTGTCTTGATTTCAAATCCAAATCGAAATGCCTCAACTTGATAAATTGACTTATTTCTCACAATTCTTCTGGTTACGCATTCTCCTCTTTACTTTTTATATTCTCTTATTTAATAATAATAATGGAATACTTAGAATTAGCAGAATTCTCAAACTACGGAACCAACTGCTTTCGCACCGGGGGAACAAGATCCAGAGCAAGGACCCTAAGAATTTGGAAGATATCTCAAGAAAAGGTTTTAGCACAGGTCTCTCATATATGTACTCCAGTTTATCTGAAGTATCCCAATGGTGTAAGACCGTCGACTATTTGGGAAAAAGGAATAAAATAACTCTGATCTCTCCCTTGGCAGCACCTGTGCCGTTTGCAGCTTGGTGGTGCCCCCTCTCATGCGGCCTGCCCTCCCTTTGTGGGCATGGCTGCCCCTGATCTGGCGCGCTTGACGTGCTGTCGGCGGGTTGTCCTAGCAAGGCTAGTGCTTTGAGTGGAAAGGTCAGCGCGTGAGCTCTAGGTGAAGGGCAGATGCTGCTTGCAGTGGTGAGGTACCATGCTCCGGGCGAAAGCCCTGCCTTTTAAGGCCGGTGACGGCGACGCTTGAGGGCGCCATTTCCTGTGTGGCGTCATCGAGGAATTCTGGCACCTCCCTTGTCCAGGGTCTCAGGTTCCGGGTGAAAACCTCAGATTTGGCATGCCAAATCGGGCGATGACGGCGTCTTTGACGTCgtacccttcttggaggcgtcgtcttgGGAACTTGAGTTCAGGCAGTGGTTCTTCCTCGGGGTTCTCTGTGTTGGCCGCATGGGAGATGTCTTGCGATGCAGGTGGCGCGCCGGCCTCTTGAGGGGTATCGCGGTGGCTTGCGCGACGAGGATCTTCCTCAGACAGCGCGAGCGGGCCTCTGGATGAGCAGTGGTGGGCTGGCATCTGTGCTTGATGGCATGTTGCTGAAGACTGCACGCTTGCACGTCTGTTGAGGTTGCTAGGATGTAGCCGCTGCGCCGACGGCGTCCCTGGATTTGGGCTGAGGCCGGAGCAGCAATGCTCCCAGCTGAGCCGGGTGGGCTCGCGGGATTCGGGTGATACGCGTCTTGGCTGCGGCCGGCAGGTTCTTGGTAATTTCGATGATGCACAAGCATTGCGACTTTCATCGGCATGGGTTCTGTTTGGCGGAGGAGCTCACTCTGTAGCGTCTTAGAGGAGCACTCGATGGATTTCGGCTTTTTGTCGTAGTCATGTTTTGAGTGTTGGGTGTGTGTGTGGGTGTCCCAGCCTTGTCTTAGGCTTGTAATGTAAACTTCTTTTTCTATCAATGAATCGAAACGCAagcttttgcgttttcgcgaaaagaTAAGGGGATTGTAGCCCCAGGATTATTGTGCTTTTTTTTTTCAATTCAAGCCACTCCCTTTCCATTACTTTCATAACAGAAATATACATTGTCCAAACAACATTTTCATAAGAAACCAAAAAG
Coding sequences within it:
- the LOC127339430 gene encoding putative ATP synthase protein YMF19, giving the protein MPQLDKLTYFSQFFWLRILLFTFYILLFNNNNGILRISRILKLRNQLLSHRGNKIQSKDPKNLEDISRKGFSTGLSYMYSSLSEVSQWCKTVDYLGKRNKITLISPLAAPVPFAAWWCPLSCGLPSLCGHGCP